A region from the Excalfactoria chinensis isolate bCotChi1 chromosome 11, bCotChi1.hap2, whole genome shotgun sequence genome encodes:
- the LOC140257332 gene encoding hepatocyte nuclear factor 4-beta-like: MKLCQSIMDMDMPDYVDSLDSSYTMLEFENLRVLPNNTETIAAESANTNLLNNGIGSLCSICGDRATGKHYGASSCDGCKGFFRRSVRKNHVYSCRFSRQCVIDKDKRNQCRYCRLKKCFRAGMKKEAVQNERDRISIRRSSYEDNGSLSISVLTQAEAMAQQYLPLSPVHSADIAMKKVATINDVCESMKQQLLVLVEWAKYIPAFCELPLDDQVALLRAHAGEHLLLGVAKRSIPYTDFLLLGNDFIIPMHCPELEIARVATRILDELVKPLRDIQIDDNEYACLKAIIFFDPDCKGLSEPGKVKNMRFQVQVNLEDYINDRQYDSRGRFSDILLLLPPLQSITWQMIEQVQFIKLFGVARIDSLLQEMLLGGTTVDVQYQPAPPNLNLDPLPGHVLPGNMSSVIHAVPDPSPEPSLPSPSTSTGSEDYKLGSSAGPSAVAQLLPQTMIPKQEIL; this comes from the exons ATGAAGCTGTGTCAGTCCATCATGGACATGGATATGCCAGATTACGTCGACTCCTTGGACTCCTCTTATACCATGCTAGAATTTGAAAACCTCCGGGTTCTTCCAAACAACACTG AGACCATCGCAGCTGAATCAGCCAACACCAACCTGCTCAACAACGGCATTGGTTCCCTTTGCTCCATCTGTGGGGACCGGGCAACGGGCAAACACTACGGGGCGTCCAGCTGTGATGGCTGCAAAGGCTTCTTCAGGAGGAGCGTTCGCAAGAACCACGTGTATTCCTGCAG GTTCAGCCGACAGTGTGTGATAGACAAAGACAAGAGGAACCAGTGCAGGTACTGCAGGCTGAAGAAATGCTTCAGAGCCGGCATGAAGAAGGAAG CGGTGCAGAATGAGCGCGACAGGATCAGCATCCGCAGGAGCAGCTATGAAGACAATGGCTCGCTGTCCATCAGTGTGCTCACCCAGGCTGAAGCAATGGCACAGCAG TATTTGCCACTGAGCCCCGTGCACAGCGCAGATATAGCAATGAAGAAAGTGGCGACCATCAATGATGTGTGTGAGTccatgaagcagcagctgctggtgctggtaGAGTGGGCCAAGTACATCCCTGCATTCTGCGAGCTGCCGTTGGATGACCAG gTCGCCTTGCTCAGAGCCCATGCAGGGGAACACCTTCTCCTTGGGGTAGCCAAACGGTCCATACCCTACACCGACTTTCTGTTATTAG GGAATGACTTCATCATCCCAATGCACTGTCCAGAGCTAGAAATCGCTCGTGTGGCCACCAGGATCTTAGATGAGCTGGTGAAGCCTTTGAGGGACATCCAGATAGATGACAATGAGTACGCATGCCTTAAAGCCATCATCTTCTTTGATCCAG ATTGCAAAGGCCTGAGCGAGCCTGGGAAGGTGAAGAATATGCGTTTCCAGGTCCAGGTTAACCTGGAGGACTACATCAATGACCGCCAATATGATTCCCGGGGCAGGTTCAGCGacatcctcctgctgctgccccctTTGCAGAGCATCACCTGGCAGATGATCGAGCAGGTCCAGTTCATCAAGCTCTTTGGTGTGGCAAGGATCGACAGCttgctgcaggagatgctgctgggag GAACTACCGTTGATGTCCAGTACCAGCCAGCACCTCCCAATCTCAACCTGGACCCGCTGCCAGGACACGTCCTCCCAGGCAACATGAGCTCTGTGATTCACGCTGTCCCAGACC CATCTCCTGAAccatcccttccatctcctTCTACAAGCACAGGCAGCGAAGACTATAAACTAGGCTCTAGCGCAGGGCCCAGCGCCGTAGCACAGCTCTTACCTCAGACAATGATACCCAAGCAGGAGATTTTATAG